One genomic window of Streptomyces sp. NBC_01276 includes the following:
- a CDS encoding ABC transporter ATP-binding protein, giving the protein MTLLRYEDLSVTLPGTARPVLDGIGLTVGAGEAVALVGESGSGKSVTARAALGLFPGGARIAGRVLVDGTDLVGADAASLRAVRTDTAAMIYQDPRAAINPVRRVGDFLTESLRLVHGWTRERARARAAELLGAVGLPDPVRHLDQYPHELSGGMLQRVVIAAALTAEPRLLLCDEPTTALDVSTQAEILAVLGRLRRERGLGLLLITHDIELAASVSDRIYVMYAGRIVETAPVGDLFTTPRHPYTAGLLGSSPPLDGKAPERLVPIPGAPMGLLESATGCSFAPRCRFAEPGRCDQSPPPLREHGPALVACHRAGELTLTPHRDQHGDHHPNRNQEVR; this is encoded by the coding sequence ATGACCCTGCTCCGGTACGAAGACCTCAGCGTCACCCTGCCCGGCACGGCCCGCCCCGTCCTAGACGGCATCGGCCTCACCGTCGGGGCCGGCGAGGCCGTCGCCCTGGTCGGCGAATCCGGCTCCGGCAAGTCCGTCACCGCCCGCGCCGCCCTCGGCCTCTTCCCCGGGGGCGCCCGGATCGCCGGCCGGGTCCTCGTCGACGGCACCGACCTCGTCGGAGCCGACGCCGCGAGCCTGCGCGCGGTGCGCACCGACACGGCGGCGATGATCTACCAGGACCCGCGCGCCGCGATCAACCCCGTCCGCCGCGTCGGGGACTTCCTCACCGAGTCCCTGCGCCTGGTCCACGGCTGGACCCGGGAACGGGCCCGCGCACGGGCCGCCGAACTGCTCGGCGCGGTCGGCCTCCCCGATCCCGTCCGCCACCTGGACCAGTACCCGCACGAGCTCTCCGGCGGCATGCTCCAGCGCGTCGTGATCGCCGCCGCCCTGACCGCCGAGCCCCGCCTGCTGCTGTGCGACGAGCCGACCACCGCCCTCGACGTCAGCACCCAGGCGGAGATCCTCGCCGTCCTCGGCCGGCTGCGGCGCGAACGCGGCCTGGGCCTGCTCCTGATCACCCACGACATCGAACTCGCCGCCTCCGTCAGCGACCGGATCTACGTGATGTACGCGGGCCGCATCGTCGAGACCGCCCCCGTGGGAGACCTCTTCACCACGCCCCGGCACCCGTACACCGCCGGACTGCTCGGCTCCTCCCCGCCGCTGGACGGCAAGGCGCCCGAGCGGCTCGTCCCCATCCCCGGCGCCCCCATGGGCCTGCTCGAATCCGCCACCGGCTGCTCCTTCGCCCCGCGCTGCCGCTTCGCCGAACCCGGCCGCTGCGACCAGTCACCGCCCCCGCTGCGCGAGCACGGTCCGGCCCTGGTCGCCTGCCACCGGGCCGGCGAACTCACCCTCACACCCCACCGCGACCAGCACGGCGACCACCACCCCAACCGGAACCAGGAGGTCAGGTGA
- a CDS encoding ABC transporter permease: protein MTPDTQASATLLSRPARLTRLRALGGGPLQRTCLFLLVLFVLVAAVAPWIAPQDPTFGSLGDTLLGPGAGHWLGTDQGGHDTLSALLVGSRTSLVGPLAVVVFSTVIGVAVGLFTAWRGGRTDALAGRVLDVLFAFPALLLAILAVALFGKGMTAPVLAMAIAYMPYTARLVRGLALQEKARPYIAAYTVQGHSAVFVTVRRMLPNIAPTLLAQATVNFGYALLDLAALSFLGLGVQPPTPDWGAMINQGQAAVLQGQPLSAVVPAVAVVVVVVAFTVVGESLADKLAGRDPR from the coding sequence ATGACCCCTGACACCCAGGCCTCCGCCACGCTCCTGTCGCGCCCCGCCCGCCTCACCCGGCTACGGGCCCTCGGCGGCGGCCCGCTCCAGCGGACCTGCCTTTTCCTCCTCGTCCTGTTCGTCCTGGTCGCCGCGGTGGCGCCCTGGATCGCACCGCAGGACCCCACCTTCGGCAGCCTCGGGGACACCCTCCTCGGGCCCGGCGCCGGGCACTGGCTCGGCACCGACCAGGGCGGCCACGACACCCTGTCGGCGCTCCTCGTCGGCAGCCGGACCAGTCTGGTCGGGCCGCTCGCCGTCGTGGTGTTCTCCACCGTCATCGGTGTCGCCGTCGGCCTGTTCACCGCGTGGCGCGGCGGCCGGACCGACGCCCTCGCCGGACGCGTGCTCGACGTGCTGTTCGCCTTCCCCGCCCTGCTGCTCGCGATCCTCGCCGTCGCCCTCTTCGGCAAGGGCATGACCGCCCCCGTGCTCGCCATGGCCATCGCCTACATGCCGTACACCGCACGCCTCGTCCGGGGCCTGGCCCTCCAGGAGAAGGCCCGCCCCTACATCGCCGCCTACACCGTCCAGGGCCACTCCGCCGTGTTCGTGACGGTCCGCCGGATGCTCCCCAACATCGCCCCGACGCTCCTCGCCCAGGCGACGGTGAACTTCGGCTACGCCCTGCTCGACCTCGCGGCCCTCTCCTTCCTCGGCCTCGGCGTCCAGCCGCCGACACCCGACTGGGGCGCCATGATCAACCAGGGGCAGGCCGCCGTGCTCCAGGGACAGCCGCTGTCCGCGGTCGTCCCGGCCGTCGCGGTCGTCGTCGTGGTCGTCGCCTTCACCGTCGTCGGGGAGAGCCTCGCCGACAAGCTCGCGGGAAGGGACCCCCGATGA
- a CDS encoding ABC transporter permease, with amino-acid sequence MTDEPPGAAPPAPAGPVPAAPAPAAPAPVPAVLARGGRVLRRLAGMAVTLLVTSFLVFSSLYLAPGDPVSFLVRGRSPGPEQLAELRHQYGFDQPFLLRYWQWLEGVVQGDFGRSHLFHQDVSAVIWSRLPSSLLLVATAALMIAVVGVGAGIVGALRRGGRTDRALMLLVTIGAAAPAFVVALLLRSLLGVRLGWFPTIGNGSGVFDRLHHVFLPAVALAVTFTALVTRVTRSAMLDELRREHVEVALSRGTPRRTVIRRHVLRNALGPIVTVSALLVSGMLVSTAIVETAFGMSGVGSLLVQSVDQLDFQVVQAIVLLVVAAFVVVNALVDLLHPLIDPRTAAGGSAR; translated from the coding sequence ATGACCGACGAGCCCCCGGGCGCGGCGCCGCCCGCCCCCGCCGGTCCCGTGCCGGCCGCCCCCGCCCCGGCCGCCCCCGCCCCCGTTCCGGCGGTCCTCGCCCGGGGCGGGCGGGTCCTGCGCCGGCTCGCCGGGATGGCCGTGACCCTCCTGGTCACCTCCTTCCTGGTGTTCTCCTCCCTCTACCTCGCGCCCGGCGACCCGGTCTCCTTCCTGGTGCGCGGGCGCAGCCCCGGCCCCGAGCAACTCGCCGAACTGCGCCACCAGTACGGCTTCGACCAGCCCTTCCTGCTGCGCTACTGGCAGTGGCTCGAAGGCGTCGTCCAGGGGGACTTCGGCCGCTCCCACCTCTTCCACCAGGACGTCTCCGCGGTCATCTGGTCCCGGCTGCCCTCTTCCCTGCTCCTCGTCGCCACCGCGGCCCTGATGATCGCCGTCGTGGGCGTCGGCGCGGGGATCGTCGGAGCGCTGCGCCGCGGCGGCCGTACCGACCGGGCGCTGATGCTGCTGGTCACGATCGGAGCGGCCGCACCCGCCTTCGTCGTCGCCCTGCTCCTGCGCTCCCTCCTCGGAGTCCGCCTGGGCTGGTTCCCGACCATCGGCAACGGCAGCGGGGTGTTCGACCGGCTGCACCACGTCTTCCTGCCGGCGGTCGCCCTGGCCGTGACCTTCACGGCCCTGGTGACCCGCGTGACCCGCTCGGCGATGCTCGACGAACTGCGCCGCGAACACGTCGAGGTCGCGCTCAGCCGGGGCACCCCCCGGCGGACGGTGATCCGGCGCCACGTCCTGCGCAACGCGTTGGGCCCCATCGTCACCGTCTCCGCGCTCCTCGTCTCGGGCATGCTCGTCAGCACCGCCATCGTCGAGACCGCCTTCGGTATGTCGGGCGTGGGCTCCCTGCTCGTCCAGAGCGTCGACCAGCTCGACTTCCAGGTCGTCCAGGCGATCGTGCTGCTGGTCGTGGCCGCCTTCGTCGTGGTCAACGCCCTCGTGGACCTCCTGCACCCGCTGATCGACCCGCGCACGGCGGCCGGGGGGAGTGCCCGATGA
- a CDS encoding ABC transporter substrate-binding protein, producing MFLTGGCSGTAHPAKDAAAAYRITDRTPAPAGDLASFTWSTFAEPASIDYAQSFDYPPNQILANVCESLLRWNPDLTTSPNLAESFSNPTPTTWVYRIRPGVRFHDGTPLTADDVVASLRRNLDPAVASVWAYPFKNVKSVERSGDMEVTVTLSQPDSTFNQYLAAAPGTVESAATLAKAGKDYGNPQTGVNCTGPFSFGSWTSGQSLTLKRNDAYWNPELKARSGEVKFVFLADATTRVNAFQSGEVDGGWMVPPNAYDRLRSTQAGNLYFGRSTTVADEVVGNLKGPLGDARVRRALLMAIDRKGIVKAGAGGAGEVADSLVTDNLWSAAPAATREALLKDLPKYPYDPAKAKALAAEAGVSGQKVVIATSPLDSQTTIITQAVAQAAKAIGLEPQIDSVSAEKYTALFTDPAAREGVDLFLTFWYTSITDPLDMYASLRTGAFSNYGGWSDPAYDAAVDRAVDTYDPAGHAAANAEAQRIALRELPWLPLYTQPVSVFLGKRITGVQPSIAYLYYPWAAEIGAKG from the coding sequence GTGTTCCTCACCGGCGGGTGCAGCGGCACGGCCCACCCGGCTAAGGACGCGGCCGCCGCCTACCGGATCACCGACCGCACCCCCGCCCCGGCCGGCGACCTCGCCTCCTTCACCTGGTCGACCTTCGCCGAGCCCGCCTCCATCGACTACGCGCAGTCCTTCGACTACCCGCCCAACCAGATCCTCGCCAACGTCTGCGAGAGCCTGCTGCGCTGGAACCCCGACCTCACGACCTCCCCCAACCTCGCGGAGTCGTTCAGCAACCCCACCCCCACCACCTGGGTCTACCGGATCCGGCCCGGAGTGCGGTTCCACGACGGGACCCCGCTCACCGCCGACGACGTCGTCGCCTCGCTGCGCCGCAACCTCGACCCGGCCGTGGCCAGCGTCTGGGCCTACCCCTTCAAGAACGTCAAGTCGGTCGAGCGCAGCGGGGACATGGAGGTCACCGTCACGCTCAGCCAGCCCGACTCCACCTTCAACCAGTACCTCGCCGCCGCTCCCGGCACGGTGGAGTCCGCCGCCACCCTCGCCAAGGCCGGCAAGGACTACGGGAACCCGCAGACCGGCGTCAACTGCACCGGCCCCTTCTCCTTCGGCTCCTGGACCTCCGGCCAGTCCCTCACCCTCAAGCGCAACGACGCCTACTGGAACCCCGAACTCAAGGCCAGGTCCGGCGAGGTGAAGTTCGTCTTCCTCGCCGACGCCACCACCCGGGTCAACGCCTTCCAGTCCGGCGAGGTCGACGGCGGCTGGATGGTCCCGCCCAACGCGTACGACCGACTGCGCTCCACCCAGGCCGGAAACCTCTACTTCGGCCGCAGCACCACCGTCGCCGACGAGGTCGTCGGCAACCTCAAGGGCCCCCTCGGCGACGCCCGCGTACGCCGGGCCCTGCTCATGGCCATCGACCGCAAGGGCATCGTCAAGGCCGGAGCCGGCGGCGCCGGAGAGGTCGCCGACTCGCTCGTCACCGACAACCTGTGGAGCGCAGCGCCCGCCGCCACCCGCGAGGCCCTCCTGAAGGACCTGCCGAAGTACCCGTACGACCCGGCCAAGGCCAAGGCGCTCGCCGCCGAGGCCGGAGTGTCCGGCCAGAAGGTCGTGATCGCGACCAGCCCCCTGGACTCGCAGACCACGATCATCACCCAGGCCGTAGCCCAGGCCGCCAAGGCCATCGGACTCGAACCGCAGATCGACAGCGTCTCCGCCGAGAAGTACACCGCGCTCTTCACCGACCCCGCCGCCCGCGAGGGCGTCGACCTCTTCCTCACGTTCTGGTACACCTCCATCACCGATCCGCTGGACATGTACGCCTCCCTGCGCACCGGCGCGTTCAGCAACTACGGCGGCTGGTCCGACCCCGCCTACGACGCGGCCGTCGACCGCGCCGTCGACACCTACGACCCGGCCGGACACGCGGCGGCCAATGCCGAGGCCCAGCGCATCGCCCTGCGCGAACTGCCCTGGCTGCCCCTGTACACCCAGCCCGTGAGCGTCTTCCTGGGCAAGCGGATCACCGGCGTCCAGCCTTCCATCGCCTACCTCTACTACCCGTGGGCCGCAGAGATCGGAGCCAAGGGATGA
- a CDS encoding amidohydrolase: MDRNRQRSRQRADTVFVGGQVFTGTHGTPVDAAVAVGAGRILAVADESAVRSLADAGTEVVDLAGGLLLPGFQDAHVHPVVAGVQMLGCDLSGEHSIDGYLAVVAAYAAAHPEAPWIRGGGWSMDVFPGGTPTRAMLDAVVPDRPVLLGNRDGHGAWVNTPALRLAGVDAATPDPVDGRIEREPDGYPAGTLQEGAVELVARHVPIATADEAHAGLLAAQEHLFSLGVTSWQDAMIGAFPGNPDNYDVYLRAAREGSLRARVVGALWWDRERGLEQIPEIEERRRTGRVGRFNATSVKIMQDGIAENFTAGMLEPYLDGCGCATGNSGLSFIDPELLTEAVRLLDRSGFQLHFHALGDRAVREVLDALEAARAANGANDNRHHLAHLQVVHPDDIARFARVGAAANIQALWAAHEPQMDELTIPFLGPERAALQYPFGDLLRAGTRLVAGSDWSVSSPNPLWGIHVAVNRTVPDEAAGTPDGADGPHGRREPVAPFFPEQALTLAQALTAYTAGSAWANHLDTVTGTVEEGKYADLVVLDRNPFELPPGEIAGTRVRRTYLDGEEVFAAKD; encoded by the coding sequence ATGGACCGGAACAGGCAGCGCAGCAGGCAGCGGGCGGACACCGTCTTCGTGGGAGGACAGGTGTTCACGGGGACCCACGGGACACCGGTCGACGCGGCCGTGGCCGTCGGCGCGGGCCGGATCCTCGCCGTCGCCGACGAGAGCGCCGTGCGCTCGCTCGCCGACGCGGGCACCGAGGTGGTGGACCTCGCGGGCGGGCTGCTCCTCCCCGGATTCCAGGACGCCCACGTCCACCCGGTCGTGGCCGGCGTCCAGATGCTCGGCTGCGACCTGAGCGGGGAGCACTCCATCGACGGCTACCTGGCCGTGGTGGCCGCGTACGCCGCCGCGCACCCCGAGGCCCCGTGGATCCGCGGCGGCGGCTGGTCGATGGACGTCTTCCCCGGTGGCACCCCCACCCGGGCCATGCTCGACGCCGTGGTGCCCGACCGGCCCGTCCTGCTCGGCAACCGCGACGGACACGGCGCCTGGGTCAACACCCCCGCCCTGCGCCTCGCGGGCGTCGACGCCGCCACCCCCGACCCCGTGGACGGCCGGATCGAGCGGGAACCGGACGGGTACCCGGCCGGCACCCTCCAGGAGGGGGCCGTGGAGCTGGTCGCCCGCCACGTGCCGATCGCCACCGCCGACGAGGCCCACGCCGGCCTCCTCGCCGCCCAGGAGCACCTCTTCTCCCTGGGAGTGACCAGCTGGCAGGACGCCATGATCGGCGCCTTCCCCGGCAACCCCGACAACTACGACGTCTACCTGCGCGCCGCCCGCGAGGGGTCGCTGCGGGCCCGGGTGGTCGGCGCCCTGTGGTGGGACCGCGAGCGCGGGCTGGAACAGATACCCGAGATCGAGGAGCGCCGCCGCACCGGACGGGTGGGCCGCTTCAACGCCACCAGCGTCAAGATCATGCAGGACGGCATCGCCGAGAACTTCACGGCCGGCATGCTGGAGCCCTACCTCGACGGCTGCGGCTGCGCCACCGGGAACTCCGGCCTCAGCTTCATCGATCCCGAGCTCCTCACCGAAGCCGTACGGCTCCTCGACCGCTCGGGCTTCCAGCTCCACTTCCACGCGCTCGGGGACCGCGCGGTCCGGGAGGTCCTCGACGCCCTGGAAGCCGCCCGCGCGGCCAACGGCGCCAACGACAACCGCCACCACCTCGCCCACCTCCAGGTCGTCCACCCCGACGACATCGCCCGCTTCGCCCGGGTGGGGGCGGCCGCCAACATCCAGGCGCTGTGGGCCGCCCACGAACCGCAGATGGACGAGCTGACGATCCCCTTCCTGGGCCCCGAACGCGCCGCCCTCCAGTACCCGTTCGGAGACCTCCTGCGCGCCGGAACCCGCCTGGTCGCCGGCAGCGACTGGTCGGTGAGCAGCCCCAACCCGCTCTGGGGCATCCACGTCGCCGTCAACCGGACCGTCCCCGACGAGGCCGCCGGAACCCCCGACGGAGCCGACGGCCCCCACGGCCGCCGCGAGCCGGTCGCGCCCTTCTTCCCGGAGCAGGCCCTCACCCTCGCCCAGGCCCTCACCGCCTACACCGCCGGCAGCGCCTGGGCGAACCACCTCGACACGGTCACCGGCACCGTCGAGGAGGGCAAGTACGCCGACCTCGTCGTGCTCGACCGCAACCCCTTCGAGCTGCCCCCCGGCGAGATCGCCGGGACCCGGGTGCGCCGCACCTACCTCGACGGCGAAGAGGTCTTCGCCGCGAAGGACTGA
- a CDS encoding TetR/AcrR family transcriptional regulator, with the protein MPKSSETPTRSKRAGSQLTPDAIIEASLRIAARGSEDAFTVRRLGEELGADPTAVYRHFRDKDDLLLSVADRTLGEVLDRIPGGLDWKDRLRALAAGSLEVALKYPVVGSTMASRTTRRPNEFRVVELILGAVTEAGLEGAEAAVHYRMVGDSLLAYVGQRAAYLLFDPDVRAADESSWSREYRLVDPAGFPHITRLSTELAEVTEEQIFEVRVEALITAIERRVRTLRGA; encoded by the coding sequence ATGCCGAAGTCATCCGAGACACCCACCCGGTCCAAGCGCGCCGGAAGCCAGCTCACGCCCGACGCCATCATCGAAGCGAGCCTGCGCATCGCGGCGCGGGGCAGCGAGGACGCCTTCACCGTGCGCCGTCTCGGCGAGGAGCTCGGCGCCGACCCGACGGCGGTCTACCGGCACTTCCGCGACAAGGACGACCTGCTGCTGTCGGTGGCGGACCGCACCCTGGGCGAGGTCCTCGACCGCATCCCCGGGGGCCTCGACTGGAAGGACCGGCTGCGGGCCCTGGCCGCCGGCTCCCTGGAGGTCGCCCTCAAGTACCCGGTGGTCGGCTCGACCATGGCCAGCCGGACCACCCGCAGGCCCAACGAGTTCCGGGTGGTGGAACTGATCCTCGGCGCCGTCACGGAGGCCGGGCTCGAAGGCGCCGAGGCGGCCGTGCACTACCGGATGGTCGGCGACTCCCTGCTGGCCTACGTCGGCCAGCGCGCCGCCTACCTGCTCTTCGACCCGGACGTCCGCGCGGCCGACGAGTCCTCCTGGAGCCGGGAGTACCGGCTGGTCGACCCCGCGGGCTTCCCCCACATCACCCGGCTGAGCACCGAGCTCGCCGAGGTGACGGAGGAGCAGATCTTCGAGGTCAGGGTCGAGGCCCTGATCACCGCGATCGAGAGGCGGGTACGGACCCTGCGGGGAGCCTGA
- a CDS encoding FAD-dependent monooxygenase: MPTNRPVKAIVIGAGIGGLACAVTLRRVGIDVEVYERATELRAAGSGLSVMSNAISALATLGIDLGLEERGRVVESFTVVDHSGRLIRDLPFKEVCEKVGAPSVCLSRSDLQKALLEAAGDCPVHLGATATGFESDDSGVVVRFADGSSARGDLLIGADGFNSAVRGGLVGPETSQDSGYVCWLGIVPFRHPGLAPGAVRHYWGSGQRFGLIDIGHGRSYWWGTRNMPEARSKAWDGTKEDVLRAFEGWADEVRSVIGATPAEGILATPSHDRPFLERWGEGPVTLLGDAAHPMLTTLGQGSAMAIEDAVVLAHTLAGPEAREDLPLALRTYEDRRRDRTRAMVAASRAMSDLEQADTPEHRRVRDDYFRLTPHEELARRNEEALTFPAVPVPEARIRREAGRRGLS, from the coding sequence ATGCCGACGAATCGCCCCGTGAAGGCCATCGTCATCGGAGCCGGCATCGGCGGGCTGGCCTGCGCGGTCACACTGCGCCGGGTCGGGATCGACGTGGAGGTGTACGAACGGGCCACCGAACTGCGTGCCGCCGGTTCCGGCCTGTCGGTCATGAGCAACGCCATCAGCGCCCTCGCCACGCTCGGCATCGACCTGGGCCTGGAGGAACGCGGCCGGGTCGTCGAGTCCTTCACCGTCGTGGACCACAGCGGCCGTCTCATCAGGGACCTGCCCTTCAAGGAGGTCTGCGAGAAGGTCGGCGCGCCCAGCGTCTGCCTGAGCCGCTCGGACCTCCAGAAGGCCCTGCTGGAGGCGGCCGGGGACTGCCCCGTCCACCTGGGCGCCACCGCGACCGGCTTCGAGAGCGACGACTCGGGCGTCGTCGTCCGCTTCGCCGACGGGAGTTCGGCGCGCGGGGACCTCCTCATCGGTGCCGACGGGTTCAACTCGGCCGTACGCGGCGGGCTCGTCGGACCGGAGACCTCGCAGGACAGCGGCTACGTCTGCTGGCTCGGCATCGTCCCCTTCCGCCACCCCGGGCTCGCCCCGGGCGCCGTGCGCCACTACTGGGGCAGCGGACAGCGCTTCGGTCTCATCGACATCGGCCACGGGCGCTCCTACTGGTGGGGCACCCGGAACATGCCCGAAGCCCGCTCGAAGGCCTGGGACGGCACCAAGGAGGACGTCCTGCGGGCCTTCGAGGGGTGGGCCGACGAGGTGCGGTCGGTGATCGGGGCCACGCCCGCCGAGGGCATCCTCGCCACGCCCTCCCACGACCGTCCGTTCCTGGAACGGTGGGGAGAGGGCCCCGTCACCCTCCTCGGTGACGCGGCGCACCCCATGCTGACCACCCTCGGGCAGGGGTCGGCCATGGCGATCGAGGACGCCGTGGTCCTGGCCCACACCCTGGCCGGGCCGGAGGCCCGCGAGGACCTGCCGCTCGCCCTGCGGACCTACGAGGACCGCCGCCGCGACCGGACCCGGGCCATGGTCGCCGCCTCCCGGGCGATGAGCGACCTCGAACAGGCCGACACGCCCGAACACCGCCGGGTCCGCGACGACTACTTCCGCCTCACGCCGCACGAGGAACTGGCGCGCCGGAACGAGGAGGCCCTGACCTTCCCGGCCGTCCCGGTGCCCGAAGCCCGCATCCGGCGGGAGGCCGGCCGGCGCGGGCTCTCGTAA